The proteins below come from a single bacterium genomic window:
- a CDS encoding phosphoribosylanthranilate isomerase translates to MTKNQRLKTKIKICGITNLEDALLASSLGVDALGFVFTKSKRRITAVDASQIIDELPQSVLKIGVFVNEEEQRVREILQVCRLNMIQFHGDESPEYILKFREEVIKSFRIKNGNSLKNIPKYKTIAYLLDAYSQEGYGGTGETFNWDLAVKAKKFGRIILAGGLTPDNVVEAIKKVQPYGVDVSSGVESYPGKKDPKKLEEFVKRVRES, encoded by the coding sequence ATGACCAAAAACCAAAGACTAAAAACCAAAATTAAAATCTGCGGGATAACAAATCTGGAAGACGCGCTTCTTGCCTCATCACTTGGAGTAGATGCGCTCGGGTTTGTATTTACCAAAAGCAAGCGAAGAATAACTGCGGTGGATGCCAGCCAAATAATTGATGAACTTCCGCAATCTGTGCTAAAGATAGGAGTATTTGTTAACGAAGAAGAACAAAGAGTAAGAGAGATACTTCAAGTCTGCCGTCTTAATATGATCCAATTCCACGGCGATGAATCACCTGAATATATATTGAAATTCAGAGAAGAAGTAATTAAATCTTTTAGAATAAAAAATGGAAATTCATTGAAAAATATTCCTAAATATAAAACGATTGCATATCTTTTAGACGCATATTCCCAAGAAGGTTATGGAGGCACAGGCGAAACATTCAACTGGGATTTGGCGGTCAAAGCCAAAAAATTCGGCCGGATAATCTTGGCAGGCGGTTTAACACCGGATAATGTTGTAGAAGCAATCAAGAAAGTCCAACCCTACGGCGTAGATGTTTCTTCAGGCGTCGAATCCTACCCAGGCAAAAAAGACCCAAAGAAGTTAGAAGAGTTTGTGAAGAGAGTGAGAGAAAGTTAA
- a CDS encoding tetratricopeptide repeat protein: MNAEELLDMGLTCQLKGQLEKAHDYLEQALVQDPKIRGAHLGLGDINLKQSRFDIAEEMYTKEIALNPRSVKARIELANVNIIKGEEDKALLNFEKALSLSSNDWRACKGMGYVYFIKGELSKAAGWLKMANDEKEEDLAVHFWLTLVYFRHGLTTQVDTEIEKVKAICQNIEKFTDKQEPVIAYVLGKVAAIQGKNKEASRHLEDFRKKIKIKNRKRIELGLIYDEIDILRTLAEVYDKSGEQSLSNTIKKEMAGLIRS; encoded by the coding sequence ATGAATGCAGAAGAACTATTGGATATGGGCTTGACCTGTCAACTTAAAGGTCAATTGGAAAAAGCGCATGATTATCTAGAACAAGCGCTTGTCCAAGACCCGAAGATAAGAGGCGCGCATTTAGGACTTGGAGATATTAATCTAAAACAAAGTCGGTTCGATATAGCTGAGGAAATGTACACAAAGGAAATTGCTCTTAATCCCCGTTCGGTAAAGGCGCGTATAGAACTTGCAAATGTGAATATTATTAAAGGCGAAGAAGACAAAGCGCTTTTAAATTTTGAAAAGGCGCTTTCTTTATCTTCAAACGATTGGCGCGCTTGTAAAGGTATGGGTTATGTTTATTTTATAAAAGGAGAATTGTCAAAAGCGGCAGGTTGGTTGAAAATGGCTAATGATGAAAAAGAAGAAGACCTTGCTGTTCATTTTTGGCTTACATTAGTATATTTCCGACACGGGCTTACAACCCAAGTGGATACCGAAATAGAGAAGGTGAAAGCTATTTGTCAAAATATAGAGAAATTCACGGATAAACAAGAACCGGTTATCGCTTATGTTTTAGGCAAAGTTGCCGCAATTCAGGGGAAAAATAAAGAAGCGAGCAGACATCTTGAGGATTTTAGAAAGAAGATTAAAATTAAGAACAGAAAAAGGATTGAGTTAGGTTTGATTTATGATGAAATAGATATACTAAGGACATTAGCCGAAGTTTACGATAAATCGGGTGAGCAATCCTTATCCAATACCATCAAAAAAGAAATGGCGGGGTTAATACGATCATAA
- a CDS encoding class II fructose-1,6-bisphosphate aldolase, with the protein MISYKNLGLVNTKEMFAKAMKGGYAVPAYNFNNMEQLQAIVTACLETQSPVILQVSSGARKYADQTMLTYMGQGAVEMMKRMAAEKGLKEIPIALHLDHGDTFELCKSCIDSGFSSVMIDGSHHPFEKNIELTKQVVEYAHKYDVTVEGELGMLAGIEDDVSAEKSTYTKPEEVVEFVEKTGVDSLAISIGTSHGANKFKPEQCTKNEDGVYIPPPLRFDILEAIQEKLPDFNIVLHGSSSVPQEAVKIINENGGALKDTVGIPEEQLRKAAKYNVNKVNIDSDGRLWMTAAIRKHFNDKPGDFDPRKYLGPARQALMEMYKHKNEDVLGSAGQA; encoded by the coding sequence ATGATTTCTTACAAAAACTTAGGTCTGGTAAATACAAAAGAGATGTTTGCTAAGGCCATGAAAGGCGGATACGCTGTCCCAGCGTATAATTTTAACAATATGGAACAACTGCAGGCTATTGTTACCGCATGCTTGGAAACACAGTCACCGGTTATTCTGCAGGTATCAAGTGGTGCGCGTAAATACGCCGACCAAACTATGCTGACCTATATGGGGCAGGGCGCGGTTGAAATGATGAAGCGTATGGCAGCTGAAAAAGGGTTGAAAGAAATTCCGATTGCGCTGCATCTGGATCATGGTGACACATTTGAATTGTGCAAGAGTTGTATCGATTCAGGATTTTCTTCTGTTATGATAGACGGTTCACATCACCCATTTGAAAAGAATATTGAACTAACCAAGCAGGTTGTTGAATATGCTCACAAATATGATGTCACAGTTGAAGGTGAGTTGGGTATGTTAGCAGGCATTGAAGATGATGTTTCGGCAGAAAAGTCAACTTACACAAAGCCGGAAGAGGTTGTTGAGTTTGTTGAAAAAACAGGCGTTGATTCATTGGCGATATCTATCGGAACATCGCACGGCGCCAACAAATTTAAGCCGGAACAATGCACTAAGAATGAAGATGGGGTTTATATTCCCCCGCCATTGCGTTTTGATATTTTAGAAGCGATTCAGGAAAAACTTCCCGATTTTAACATTGTTCTTCATGGGTCATCTTCGGTTCCGCAGGAAGCGGTCAAGATTATTAATGAGAATGGCGGCGCGTTGAAAGATACTGTAGGGATTCCGGAAGAACAGTTGCGTAAGGCGGCAAAATATAATGTCAACAAGGTCAATATTGACTCGGATGGGCGACTGTGGATGACAGCGGCTATCCGTAAGCATTTTAATGACAAGCCGGGTGATTTTGACCCGAGAAAGTATCTTGGCCCGGCTCGTCAGGCCTTGATGGAAATGTATAAGCATAAGAACGAGGATGTGCTTGGTTCGGCAGGACAGGCATAA
- a CDS encoding XTP/dITP diphosphatase — translation MEIVLATQNRDKIKEIREILKGIPVKFITFDEHSRELCVEEDGKTLEENAIKKAEAWMKETEKPALADDSGLEVDYLNGAPGVYSSRFAGENINYADNNVKLLKMMEGVPEKKRTARFRCIAALIFPDGGKELFEGTIEGIIINAPQGKTGFGYDPIFLIPEYNKTFAELGDKIKNKISHRAMAFKKVRKYIQQYIKNEKIK, via the coding sequence ATGGAAATAGTGCTGGCTACTCAAAACAGAGATAAAATAAAAGAGATTAGGGAAATCTTAAAAGGTATTCCCGTTAAATTCATAACTTTTGATGAACATTCGCGGGAACTTTGCGTTGAAGAAGACGGGAAAACACTGGAAGAAAATGCAATAAAAAAGGCAGAAGCATGGATGAAAGAGACCGAAAAACCCGCCTTAGCAGACGATTCGGGGCTTGAAGTGGATTATTTAAACGGAGCGCCTGGTGTATATTCATCGCGTTTTGCAGGAGAAAATATAAATTATGCAGACAATAATGTTAAATTATTAAAAATGATGGAAGGTGTGCCAGAAAAAAAAAGAACAGCTCGGTTTAGATGCATTGCCGCTTTAATATTTCCCGACGGGGGGAAAGAACTGTTTGAAGGAACAATAGAAGGAATAATCATAAATGCTCCTCAAGGTAAAACTGGGTTCGGCTATGACCCTATATTTCTTATACCCGAATATAACAAAACATTTGCGGAACTTGGAGATAAAATCAAAAATAAAATTTCACATAGAGCTATGGCTTTTAAAAAAGTAAGGAAATATATTCAGCAATATATAAAAAATGAGAAAATTAAATAA
- a CDS encoding peptide chain release factor-like protein → MNQFNVSSGKQQELDKRMAQLGVKESDMEEKFIRSSGPGGQNVNKTSTCVVLTHIPTGLFVKCQETRSQVLNRLLARRRLLDLIEKKQKGFIAAERKRIEKIRRQKRRRSKRAKEKMLEAKHKQSEKKALRTKVKTHPEN, encoded by the coding sequence ATGAATCAATTCAATGTCTCTTCAGGAAAACAGCAAGAACTTGATAAGCGTATGGCGCAACTCGGAGTTAAAGAAAGCGACATGGAAGAAAAATTTATCCGTTCATCCGGTCCCGGCGGGCAAAATGTCAACAAAACCTCAACCTGTGTTGTACTAACCCATATTCCTACAGGGCTTTTTGTCAAATGCCAGGAAACGCGTAGTCAAGTGCTAAACCGTCTCCTTGCGCGAAGACGCCTTCTTGATTTAATCGAAAAAAAGCAAAAGGGCTTTATTGCGGCGGAAAGAAAACGCATTGAAAAAATCCGTAGACAAAAAAGAAGACGCTCAAAAAGAGCCAAAGAAAAAATGCTTGAGGCAAAACACAAACAATCAGAGAAAAAAGCTTTAAGAACTAAAGTAAAAACTCATCCTGAAAATTGA
- a CDS encoding radical SAM protein has product MKNILLVNPWICDFAAYDLWMRPVGLLRIASLLKAHGCNLSYIDFLNRNHPKIKNLARNDSFGCGKFYKRKIQKPEPIKDIQRPYSIYGLPEELAIEEVKNILKPDFIFMTSGMTYWYPGVEYTAKFLKGEFPDVPIILGGIYATLLPEHAKSLEGIDYVISGSDLSAHQTRTDTGSGRCGILPHDKAPRVKVDTSSVCVQLSSILGQNIASPKYYIYPEYSLLSDTSSLVVETSQGCPFNCSYCGSKLLHGQFVQRQPKEVVDEIEFYREKYGVKDIAFYDDALLVNADKHIIPILDGVLRRGITVNFHTPNGLHVRFIDKKLAKKLKESNFKTITLSFETVNPMRQKNTGGKVTTEEFKAAVENLKSVGFSGKDIGVYLMIGMPHQKQEEVEEGIKFLHNLKVHITLVTYSLVPHTMDEKILKDEGIIDDNLDPLWHNDTVLSIMGDNFSLSSIRKLRKKVSVLNRKIQ; this is encoded by the coding sequence ATGAAAAATATTTTATTAGTAAATCCCTGGATATGTGATTTTGCGGCATATGATTTATGGATGAGGCCTGTCGGACTTTTACGAATAGCCTCCCTGCTCAAAGCGCACGGATGTAATCTTTCGTATATTGATTTTTTAAACCGCAATCATCCCAAAATAAAAAATCTGGCGAGAAATGATAGTTTTGGTTGCGGGAAATTTTATAAAAGAAAAATTCAAAAACCGGAGCCAATAAAAGATATCCAGCGTCCTTATTCTATCTATGGGTTACCAGAAGAGCTTGCCATTGAAGAAGTGAAAAATATTCTAAAACCTGACTTTATTTTTATGACTTCGGGAATGACATATTGGTATCCAGGAGTTGAATATACTGCAAAATTTTTGAAAGGAGAATTTCCCGATGTTCCGATTATCTTGGGTGGTATATACGCCACCTTGCTTCCCGAACATGCGAAAAGTTTAGAGGGAATAGATTATGTTATTTCGGGAAGTGATTTGTCCGCGCACCAGACCCGAACCGATACTGGTTCGGGACGGTGCGGGATTTTGCCCCACGATAAAGCCCCGCGTGTAAAGGTGGATACATCTTCGGTTTGTGTGCAGTTGTCCTCAATCTTAGGTCAGAATATCGCATCTCCCAAGTACTATATTTATCCCGAATATAGTCTACTCTCTGATACTTCTTCCCTGGTGGTAGAGACCTCCCAAGGATGCCCTTTTAATTGTTCTTATTGTGGTTCCAAGTTGCTTCATGGACAATTTGTACAAAGGCAACCAAAAGAAGTGGTTGATGAAATTGAGTTTTACCGTGAAAAATATGGGGTTAAAGATATTGCTTTTTATGATGATGCGCTACTGGTAAATGCCGATAAACATATTATTCCCATTCTGGACGGAGTTTTGAGAAGGGGTATTACTGTTAATTTTCATACGCCAAATGGTTTGCATGTCAGGTTTATAGATAAAAAATTAGCTAAAAAACTTAAAGAATCCAATTTTAAAACTATAACATTATCTTTTGAGACGGTTAATCCTATGCGCCAGAAAAACACAGGCGGTAAAGTTACTACCGAAGAATTCAAGGCAGCGGTTGAAAATTTAAAAAGTGTCGGATTTAGCGGTAAAGATATTGGCGTATATCTGATGATAGGAATGCCTCATCAGAAGCAAGAAGAAGTTGAAGAAGGAATTAAATTTTTGCATAATCTTAAAGTTCACATAACACTTGTAACCTATTCTCTTGTTCCCCATACAATGGATGAGAAGATATTAAAAGATGAAGGGATAATAGACGATAATTTAGACCCGCTATGGCATAACGATACGGTTTTATCCATAATGGGCGATAACTTTTCGCTTAGCAGTATAAGGAAATTAAGGAAGAAGGTTTCAGTTCTTAATAGAAAAATACAATAA